Part of the Atribacteraceae bacterium genome, AAGATTTTAGATGAGGCAATTCGTGTCCGAACTGCCGGACGGTCATGGCTTTGATCCCTCGTGGAAGGGCAAGCTGATGCGGTAAGATGTCCCCTCGCGCGCGCTTTTGAAAGCGATCCGGCCGTCACCCCGCTCCACCGCTTCCTTGACCAGATACAGTCCCATCCCCCGGCTGCCCTCCCCTTCCAGGAATTCGTATCCCAGCGGGGAATAGAGGATGGCCTGGAGCTGAGGAGGAACCCCCGGCCCGCTGTCGTTGATCTCGAGGGATAGGGCGGAGGCCAGGATTTCGGTCTTGATCTTTACTTGTCCCCCTTCCTGGGTGAACTTGATGGCGTTGGAGATGAGGTTGGAGGCCAGGACGAAGAAATCTCCCCGGGTTAAGCGCAGGGCATAGACGGTTTTTTCCGGGGTATTCGTGTGCAGGGTCACGGTGAGGTTGCGCTTGGCCGCTTCCTCCTGCCAAAGTTCGGTCTGTTGGCGGAGAATGTCAGTGACGTCCTGACTACGGCACAAGGCTTCGCTCATATTCCGCTTATCGGCCAGAGTCCGCAGGTTTCCGATCAAGGCTGCAAGGCGGTCGACCTGTTTTTCGATGGTCGCGGTGGCTTTCAACAGGAAAGGATCGCGGATTTCCTCGAGAAGGATGTTGGTAAAACCTTTCATCACCGTCACCGGAGTCTTGATCTCATGCCAGAGCGTATTGGAAAAATACCGCCGGTCGGCTTCTTCC contains:
- a CDS encoding HAMP domain-containing sensor histidine kinase, which encodes MNPDFPVLSLVLFASGATLCVIALAVFRFVFRWKRSCQVLLAKLPDHDGVLDLDTRLRQCFERSGVAWDTARFLRSGFLDLTQRVGLAGALYDPATQVIEYNPAFARQAGVRNQDLLSIHALELPLFGDLFRNPPPAEGLVELGNIKLKIHLRQEKGMVMAVLENIAEKEQEEADRRYFSNTLWHEIKTPVTVMKGFTNILLEEIRDPFLLKATATIEKQVDRLAALIGNLRTLADKRNMSEALCRSQDVTDILRQQTELWQEEAAKRNLTVTLHTNTPEKTVYALRLTRGDFFVLASNLISNAIKFTQEGGQVKIKTEILASALSLEINDSGPGVPPQLQAILYSPLGYEFLEGEGSRGMGLYLVKEAVERGDGRIAFKSAREGTSYRISLPFHEGSKP